ACGAAGAAGGCGAAGGAACAAAAGTCCTCGACGCAAGAATCATTTTATAGCGGATAGATAGAAATAGTCTAATTTTTCCTACTATACGCTATACGCTATAACTATGCCCTATTATAAGTGTTGGTCTTTTCCCATCATAAAGACTTGCTGGGCCGCTTCCTGAAGCTCATTTTCAGTGAAATCATAGCCGTTTTCTTTGGCGAAAGCTAAAACATCATCAGCAGAGCTTAAGGTGCTGGTTTTTTGTCTGAAATCTTTGTCTTCGCGCAATTTTTCTATAAAAAGTTTTGCCGAATCTTTACTCATATCTTCACTCCATGGTCATGCTGTTTATAATGTCTTTAACCGACACCGTCGCCAACGTTGAAGATGTGTCAGAGGCAGCATAAGGCAAGACGAGCTCGCCATTGTTGATGATAGACCCACACGTGTATACGACGTTGGGAACGTAGCCTTCACTCTCTTTCTCATTAGGGACGAGGAATGGCTCTGCAAGCCTTCCTATGACTTTAGAAGGGTCTTCCTTGTCAAGAAGGATAGCCCCCAAGCTGTAGGTGCGCATAGGGCCTACACCGTGAGTGATGACAAGCCACCCTTCATCAAGCTCGTGAGGGGAGCCACAGTTGCCCATCTGTATCATCTCCCAAGGATATTTAGGCTCCAGAATCTTGGTGACATCACCCCAAACATGTACGCTGTCAGAATTCATGATATATATGTTTACGCCATCAATGCGAGTAAGCATGACATATTTGCCGTCGATCTTCCGTGGAAACAAAGCAAGACCTTTATTCTGGACATTTTCACCGTGGATAGGCGTTACCTTAAAATGATAGAAATCTTTGGTCTCGATCATCTTGGGGAGTATCGAGAAGCCGTTATACGCCGTATACGTGCCATAATAGGTTACTTCACCGTCGTCGTCGACGAATTTCACGAAACGGACGTCTTCGATGCCTTGGCTTTCAGAATACGATATCGGATATATCACGCGCTCCGAAGGTGACGTCTTCTTAGAGAATGACATCTCATAATGCGATTCCGCTACCCATTTTATCGTCTGCATGACCTTTTTGTCATGGTCTGATAGCTTCTTAGCAGAAGCACTGTCGTCGGAGGACTTCTCAAGAGCGTCGAGAAGTTCGCCATAGATGAACTTGTCGTTGAGCCTTTTCTTTACAGGGTCGGAGATTTTCTTGGGGATCTTCATCTCTTTGAGCTTACAGAAAAACGCTTCTTTCTCATAAACGTGCCTTTTAACAACTTCTGGAGACTCCACGAACTTTTGTTTCTTGGGAAGAGTCTTGAGCTCGTTTTTGGCGTCGAGGACTCCGCTAACGAAAGCTATAGAAGATATATGCCCCTCGCCAACAGCGCGGAAACTTAAAATTACACGATGCTCTCCATCATTAAGGTCTTCCTGGTGGGGGTCTTCGACAATAGAAGGATTGAAATATGCCGCAGATTCTATAGAATATTCCATAGTGAAATACGCGCCAATAAGAAGGCTCTGCTCGTAAGATATTTCCTTAGGTAAGATTCCAAGGTCGTGCTCATTAGTAAGACGGATGAAATGCTGTATCAAGATCTTGTCCATATCACGGTGCTTATGGGAAAAAGTCTTGATGA
This DNA window, taken from Waddliaceae bacterium, encodes the following:
- a CDS encoding Nif11-like leader peptide family natural product precursor — its product is MSKDSAKLFIEKLREDKDFRQKTSTLSSADDVLAFAKENGYDFTENELQEAAQQVFMMGKDQHL
- a CDS encoding glycosidase yields the protein MPIKVKRKSNVFLPDAKRVIPRYFNMGEFDRIKILIDKIMSMSEEEVLENYGRVIKTFSHKHRDMDKILIQHFIRLTNEHDLGILPKEISYEQSLLIGAYFTMEYSIESAAYFNPSIVEDPHQEDLNDGEHRVILSFRAVGEGHISSIAFVSGVLDAKNELKTLPKKQKFVESPEVVKRHVYEKEAFFCKLKEMKIPKKISDPVKKRLNDKFIYGELLDALEKSSDDSASAKKLSDHDKKVMQTIKWVAESHYEMSFSKKTSPSERVIYPISYSESQGIEDVRFVKFVDDDGEVTYYGTYTAYNGFSILPKMIETKDFYHFKVTPIHGENVQNKGLALFPRKIDGKYVMLTRIDGVNIYIMNSDSVHVWGDVTKILEPKYPWEMIQMGNCGSPHELDEGWLVITHGVGPMRTYSLGAILLDKEDPSKVIGRLAEPFLVPNEKESEGYVPNVVYTCGSIINNGELVLPYAASDTSSTLATVSVKDIINSMTME